The DNA segment GCCTGATCGCCGAGTTCGCCGCCAAGCCCGTGCGCGAGCCGACGGCCGACCTGTCCGTCCTGGACAGCCTCACCCGGCGCGAGCGGGAGGTGCTGTCCTGCCTGGGCGAGGGCCTGTCCAACGCCGACATCGCGTCCCGGCTCGACATGGCCGAGGCGACCGTTAAGACACATGTCAGCCGATTGCTGGGGAAACTGGAGTTGCGCAGCCGGGTCCAAGCGGCCGTATTGGCACAGGAGTTGGGCATCTGAGGTTTATGCCTCGGAACTGGTCCAGACCTATTGACCGGTGGTCCAGACCTTTCTATTCTCACCGCACCATGAGAGGGCGTGAGGCTCAGTCGCGCCCCGTGACTCCCCACCAAGGAGGCGCAGCATGCGCTTCAGACACAGAGCCATGGCAGGGTTCGCGACCCTGCTGCTCCCGCTGGCCGGTCTGGTCGGCCTCGCGAGCCCGGCCGAAGCCGCCACGTCCGCCACCGCCACCTACGCCAAGACCCAGGACTGGGGCTCCGGCTTCGAGGGCAAGTGGACGGTGAAGAACACCGGCACGACCGCCCTCAGCTCCTGGACCGTCGAGTGGGACTTCCCCTCCGGCACGTCCGTCACCTCAGCCTGGGACGCCGACGTCACCTCCTCCGGCACCCACTGGACCGCCAAGAACAAGTCCTGGAACGGCTCCCTCGCCGCCGGCGCCTCCGTCACCTTCGGCTTCAACGGCACCGGCACCGGCTCCCCCGCCAACTGCAAGCTCAACGGCGGCAGTTGTGACGGCGGCAGCGTCCCCGGCGACAACCCGCCGTCCGCTCCCGGCACGCCCAGCGCCGCCGACATCACCAACACCTCGGTGAAGCTTTCCTGGTCGGCCGCCACCGACGACAAGGGCATCAAGAACTACGACGTCCTGCGTGGCGGCACCAAGGTCGCGACGGTGACGGCCACGTCGTACACCGACAGCGGCCTGACCGCCGGCACCGACTACTCCTACACCGTCCAGGCCCGCGACACCGCCGACCAGACCGGTCCGGCGAGCGGCGCCCGCGCGGTGCGCACCACCGGCGGCGGCACCGACCCGAACCCCGGCGCGAAGACCAACCTCGGGTACTTCACCGAGTGGGGCGTCTACGGCCGCAACTACCACGTCAAGAACCTGGTGACCTCGGGCTCCGCCTCGAAGATCACCCACATCAACTACGCGTTCGGCAACGTCAAGAACGGTCAGTGCACCGTCGACGACACCTACGCCGCCTACGACAAGGCCTACACCGCCGACCAGTCCGTCAGCGGCACCGCCGACACCTGGGACCAGCCGCTGCGCGGCAACTTCAACCAGCTGCGCCAGCTGAAGGCCAAGTACCCGCACATCAAGGTGCTGTACTCGTTCGGCGGCTGGACCTACTCCGGCGGCTTCGGCCAGGCCGCGGCCAACGCGGCGGCGTTCGCCAAGTCCTGCAAGGCCGTCGTGGAGGACCCGCGCTGGGCCGACGTCTTCGACGGTATCGACATCGACTGGGAGTACCCGAACGCCTGCGGCCTGACCTGCGACACCTCAGGACCTGCCGCGATCAGGAACCTGATGTCGGCGCTGCGCACCGAGTTCGGCTCCAACTACCTCGTCACCGCGGCCATCACCGCCGACGGCTCCAACGGCGGCAAGATCGACGCGGCCGACTACGGCGGCGCCTCCCAGTACCTCGACTGGTACAACGTGATGACGTACGACTACTTCGGCGCCTTCGACGCGGACGGCCCCACCGCCCCGCACTCGCCGCTGACCTCGTACGCCGGCATCCCGCAGGCGGGCTTCAACTCCGCCGACGCGATCGCCAAGCTGAAGGCGAAGGGCGTCCCGTCCGCCAAGCTGCTGCTCGGCATCGGCTTCTACGGCCGCGGCTGGACCGGCGTCACCCAGTCCGCCCCGGGCGGATCGGCGACCGGCGCGGCTCCCGGCACCTACGAGGCGGGCATCGAGGACTACAAGGTCCTCAAGAACTCCTGCCCGTCGAACGGCACCATCGCCGGCACGGCCTACGCGCACTGCGGCAACAACTGG comes from the Streptomyces sp. NBC_00443 genome and includes:
- a CDS encoding glycoside hydrolase family 18 chitinase; amino-acid sequence: MRFRHRAMAGFATLLLPLAGLVGLASPAEAATSATATYAKTQDWGSGFEGKWTVKNTGTTALSSWTVEWDFPSGTSVTSAWDADVTSSGTHWTAKNKSWNGSLAAGASVTFGFNGTGTGSPANCKLNGGSCDGGSVPGDNPPSAPGTPSAADITNTSVKLSWSAATDDKGIKNYDVLRGGTKVATVTATSYTDSGLTAGTDYSYTVQARDTADQTGPASGARAVRTTGGGTDPNPGAKTNLGYFTEWGVYGRNYHVKNLVTSGSASKITHINYAFGNVKNGQCTVDDTYAAYDKAYTADQSVSGTADTWDQPLRGNFNQLRQLKAKYPHIKVLYSFGGWTYSGGFGQAAANAAAFAKSCKAVVEDPRWADVFDGIDIDWEYPNACGLTCDTSGPAAIRNLMSALRTEFGSNYLVTAAITADGSNGGKIDAADYGGASQYLDWYNVMTYDYFGAFDADGPTAPHSPLTSYAGIPQAGFNSADAIAKLKAKGVPSAKLLLGIGFYGRGWTGVTQSAPGGSATGAAPGTYEAGIEDYKVLKNSCPSNGTIAGTAYAHCGNNWWSYDTPSTIAGKMTWAKNQGLGGAFFWEFSGDTSNGELVTAINSGLK